The genomic interval GCGCGCCCGTCCGGTGGTTGAGGTCCTCGGCCCGGGCGCCCTTACGCCCCGGCCTCCTTCGTCACCAGGCCGATCGCCTCGTCGACGTCGTCCGTGATGTGGAAGAGGTGCAGGTCGTGCGGGCCCGCCTTGCCCTCGGCGATCAGGGTGTCCCGCACCCAGTCGACCAGGCCCCGCCAGTACGCGCTGCCGAACAGCACGATCGGGAAGCGGGTGACCTTCTTGGTCTGGACGAGCGTCAGCGCCTCGAACAGCTCGTCCAGCGTGCCGAGTCCGCCCGGCAGCACCACGAACCCGCTCGCGTACTTCACGAACATCGTCTTCCGCACGAAGAAGTAGCGGAAGTCCACACCGAGATTGACGTACGGGTTGAGCCCCTGTTCGAAGGGCAGCTCGATGCCGAGGCCGACCGAGACGCCGCCCGCCTCCATCGCGCCGCGGTTCGCGGCCTCCATCGCGCCGGGCCCGCCGCCGGTGATGACGGCGAAGCCGGCCTCCACCAGGCCGCGCCCGATGGCCACGCCGGCCTCGTACTCCGCCGAGTCCCGGGGCGTGCGGGCCGAGCCGAAGACGCTGATGGCGGGCGGCAGTTCGGCGAGCGCGCCGAAGCCCTCGACGAACTCCGACTGGATGCGCATCACCCGGAAGGGGTCCTCGTGCACCCAGTCCGCGGTCCCTCTGGTGTCCAGCAGATGCTGGTCGGTGGTGCCCTGCTGCATCTGGCCGTGCCGGCGGACGACCGGGCCCCGCCGCTGCTCCCGCTGCGTGCGGGTCCCTCGGGATTTGCCATTCCGCGCTCCCTCCGCTGAGATCGTTGCTGTTCAGCGTAGGCCCACCGAACGGCCTGTCGGGGCTGGTCAGCCGGTGAGCCAGGTGCGCAGGCGCTCCTCACAGTCGGTGATCAGCGAGGCGCGCACGCGTTCGTCGCGCTTGTGGGCGAGCAGCGGGTCGCCCGGCCCGTAGTTGACCGCAGGGACGCCGAGGGCGCTGAAGCGCGAGACGTCCGTCCAGCCGAACTTCGGCTTCGGGACGGCGCCGACGGCCTCGATGAAGGCGGCCGCGGCCGGGTGGGAGAGGCCGGGCAGCGCGCCGGGCGAGTGGTCGTCGACGACGAACTCGGCCACCCCGCAGTCCGCGAAGACCTCCTGGACGTGGGCCAGCGCCTCCGCCTCGGTGCGGTCCGGCGCGTAGCGGAAGTTCACGGTGACGGTGCAGGCGTCGGGGATGACGTTGCCCGCGACGCCGCCCTCGATCCGGACGGCGTTGAGCCCCTCGTGGTACTCCAGGCCGTCGATGACGGGCCGGCGCGGCTCGTAGGCGGCGAGCTTCGCGAGGACCGGCGCGACGCCGTGGATCGCGTTGCTGCCCATCCAGGAGCGTGCCGAGTGGGCGCGCTCGCCCTCGGTGCGCAGCAGCACCCGCAGGGTGCCCTGGCAGCCGCCCTCGACCTGGGCGTCGGTGGGTTCGAGCAGGACGGCGAAGTCCGCGGTGAGCCAGTCGGGGTGGGCGTCGGCGACGTGGCCGAGGCCGTTGAGGTGGGCGGCGACCTCTTCGTTGTCGTAGAAGACGAAGGTCAGGTCGCGGTTGGGGGCGGGCACGGTCGCGGCGACGCGCAGCTGCACGGCGACGCCGGACTTCATGTCGCTGGTGCCGCAGCCCCAGAGGAAACCGTCCTCGTCCAGCCGGGAGGGG from Streptomyces albireticuli carries:
- a CDS encoding TIGR00730 family Rossman fold protein — translated: MQQGTTDQHLLDTRGTADWVHEDPFRVMRIQSEFVEGFGALAELPPAISVFGSARTPRDSAEYEAGVAIGRGLVEAGFAVITGGGPGAMEAANRGAMEAGGVSVGLGIELPFEQGLNPYVNLGVDFRYFFVRKTMFVKYASGFVVLPGGLGTLDELFEALTLVQTKKVTRFPIVLFGSAYWRGLVDWVRDTLIAEGKAGPHDLHLFHITDDVDEAIGLVTKEAGA
- the dapE gene encoding succinyl-diaminopimelate desuccinylase, whose amino-acid sequence is MDDAALDLSLDAAALTARLVDFPSESGNEKPLADAIERALRALPHLTVDRHGNNVVARTNLGRAERVVLAGHIDTVPIAGNVPSRLDEDGFLWGCGTSDMKSGVAVQLRVAATVPAPNRDLTFVFYDNEEVAAHLNGLGHVADAHPDWLTADFAVLLEPTDAQVEGGCQGTLRVLLRTEGERAHSARSWMGSNAIHGVAPVLAKLAAYEPRRPVIDGLEYHEGLNAVRIEGGVAGNVIPDACTVTVNFRYAPDRTEAEALAHVQEVFADCGVAEFVVDDHSPGALPGLSHPAAAAFIEAVGAVPKPKFGWTDVSRFSALGVPAVNYGPGDPLLAHKRDERVRASLITDCEERLRTWLTG